A genomic region of Caulobacter vibrioides contains the following coding sequences:
- a CDS encoding aldehyde dehydrogenase (NADP(+)), producing the protein MSVVPLTGELLIAGAARQGQAGAVHAFDASTGARLEPGFGKATLNDLEDACAAAQAAFRPYRALAYAERAAFLDAIAEEIEAIGDDLTVRAMAETGLPRARLEGERGRTCGQLRLFAQVVRDGGFLDARIDPAQPDRAPAPRLDLRLRNVPLGPVAVFGASNFPLAFSVAGGDTASALAAGCPVIVKAHSAHPGVSELVGRAVQAAVAKCGLPAGVFAMLHGDGREIGQGLVADPRIKAVGFTGSRAGGLALVRTAQARPVPIPVYAEMSSINPVILLPAALAARAEPIANAFVAALTLGAGQFCTNPGLVLAVDGPDLDTFIQAASAAVAAAPAQVMLTAGIRSAYENGVTRLGEVRGVSIAGVAAPAVGAASPALFAVSGRDFLAHPELTEEVFGAASLVVRCQDLSELRTITEGLEGQLTVAVHVDAADHSQLGELLPSLELLAGRVLVNGFGTGVEVAHAMVHGGPYPSTSDGRATSVGSLAIARFLRPVCYQNLPDPLLPDELKATNPLVLHRRIDGALTAP; encoded by the coding sequence ATGTCCGTCGTGCCGCTCACGGGTGAGTTGCTCATCGCCGGCGCGGCCCGCCAGGGCCAAGCCGGCGCCGTACATGCCTTTGACGCATCGACCGGCGCGCGCCTGGAGCCCGGCTTTGGCAAGGCGACCTTGAATGACCTCGAGGACGCCTGCGCCGCCGCCCAGGCCGCCTTCCGGCCCTACCGCGCGCTCGCCTATGCTGAGCGCGCGGCCTTCCTCGACGCCATCGCCGAAGAGATCGAAGCGATCGGCGACGATCTGACGGTCCGCGCCATGGCCGAGACCGGCCTGCCCCGCGCGCGTCTCGAAGGCGAGCGGGGACGCACCTGCGGGCAGTTGCGCCTGTTCGCGCAAGTCGTTCGAGACGGCGGCTTTCTGGACGCGCGGATCGATCCCGCCCAGCCGGATCGCGCGCCGGCGCCACGCCTGGACCTGCGGCTGCGCAACGTCCCCCTCGGGCCTGTCGCCGTGTTCGGCGCCTCCAACTTCCCGCTGGCCTTCTCCGTCGCCGGCGGTGACACCGCCTCGGCCCTGGCCGCCGGGTGCCCGGTTATCGTCAAGGCCCACTCCGCCCACCCTGGCGTTTCGGAACTGGTCGGCCGGGCCGTCCAGGCGGCGGTCGCCAAGTGCGGCCTTCCGGCCGGCGTGTTTGCGATGCTGCACGGCGACGGACGCGAGATCGGCCAAGGCTTGGTCGCCGATCCTCGGATCAAGGCGGTCGGCTTCACTGGCTCGCGCGCCGGCGGTCTGGCCTTAGTCAGGACGGCCCAGGCGCGGCCGGTTCCCATCCCCGTCTACGCCGAGATGAGCAGCATCAATCCGGTGATCTTGCTGCCTGCCGCCCTCGCGGCGCGCGCCGAACCGATCGCCAACGCCTTTGTCGCGGCCCTTACCCTAGGCGCAGGTCAGTTCTGCACCAATCCGGGCCTGGTCCTGGCGGTGGATGGGCCAGACCTGGACACCTTCATCCAAGCCGCCAGCGCTGCGGTGGCGGCCGCGCCCGCCCAGGTGATGCTCACAGCCGGCATTCGCTCAGCCTATGAGAACGGCGTCACCAGACTGGGCGAGGTCAGAGGCGTCTCTATCGCCGGTGTTGCCGCTCCCGCCGTCGGCGCCGCGTCGCCGGCCTTGTTCGCCGTCTCCGGCCGCGACTTTCTCGCCCATCCCGAGCTGACCGAGGAGGTCTTCGGCGCCGCCAGTCTGGTTGTCCGCTGCCAGGACTTAAGCGAACTGCGGACGATCACCGAGGGTCTGGAAGGCCAACTGACGGTGGCCGTCCACGTCGACGCGGCGGACCATTCGCAGCTCGGCGAACTCTTGCCCAGCCTCGAATTGTTGGCCGGTCGCGTGCTGGTCAACGGCTTTGGGACCGGCGTCGAGGTCGCCCACGCCATGGTGCATGGCGGCCCCTACCCTTCCACCAGCGACGGCCGCGCCACTTCGGTGGGCAGCCTGGCCATCGCGCGGTTTCTGCGGCCGGTCTGTTACCAGAACCTGCCAGACCCGCTACTGCCGGACGAGCTGAAGGCGACCAACCCGCTCGTTCTGCACCGCCGGATCGACGGGGCGCTGACAGCGCCATGA
- a CDS encoding LysR substrate-binding domain-containing protein translates to MNALAPLPGKKTLAIGPNERLASRLQGVVDGRFPMFELSQLRCFVATAEELHFGRAAQRLNMTQPPLSRQVQLLERILGVTLLDRTSRSVRLTPAGRAFLLEARRILRLAESAALATRRIASGDAGQIAIGFTAASGYNFLPQLVILSKARLPNADLTLREMVTREQVEALLTGRIDIGLVRPPMERAEFATARVLSEQLVAALPTGDARLAKASLTLADFDAQPLIMYSPEGAGYFYNMLTTLFDANGVTPNYVQHVTQIHSMLALVHAGLGAAIVPEAAMSLNFDDVQFRPVETMPSRPVELYMAWRKDNESPILQTFIDLCLAEASPAEPAAR, encoded by the coding sequence ATGAACGCCTTGGCGCCCCTGCCCGGCAAGAAGACGCTAGCGATCGGCCCGAACGAGCGTCTAGCTTCGCGCCTTCAAGGTGTTGTCGACGGGCGCTTTCCGATGTTCGAACTGAGCCAGCTTCGCTGTTTCGTAGCCACCGCCGAGGAGCTGCACTTTGGTCGGGCGGCGCAACGGCTGAACATGACGCAGCCGCCGCTCAGCCGTCAGGTGCAGTTGCTGGAGCGAATCCTGGGCGTGACGCTGCTGGACCGAACCAGTCGCTCGGTGCGCCTGACCCCTGCGGGCCGCGCCTTCCTGCTGGAGGCCCGCCGAATTCTGCGCCTGGCCGAGAGCGCGGCCCTGGCCACACGCCGGATCGCCAGCGGCGACGCAGGCCAGATCGCGATCGGCTTCACCGCCGCCTCGGGATACAACTTTCTGCCCCAGCTGGTGATCCTGTCGAAGGCGCGGCTGCCCAACGCCGACCTGACGCTGCGCGAGATGGTGACCCGCGAACAGGTCGAGGCGCTGCTGACCGGCCGAATCGATATCGGGCTGGTCAGGCCCCCGATGGAACGGGCCGAGTTCGCCACCGCGCGCGTTCTGTCAGAGCAGCTTGTCGCCGCCCTACCGACAGGCGACGCACGTCTGGCCAAGGCCTCCCTGACCCTGGCCGATTTCGACGCCCAGCCGCTGATCATGTATTCGCCCGAGGGCGCGGGCTATTTCTACAACATGCTGACGACGCTGTTCGACGCCAATGGCGTGACCCCGAACTACGTGCAGCACGTCACTCAAATTCACTCGATGCTCGCCCTGGTCCATGCGGGGCTTGGCGCCGCGATCGTTCCCGAGGCGGCCATGAGCCTCAACTTCGACGACGTCCAGTTCCGCCCTGTGGAGACCATGCCGAGCCGCCCCGTCGAGCTTTACATGGCCTGGCGGAAGGACAACGAGAGCCCGATCCTGCAGACCTTCATCGACCTTTGCCTGGCCGAGGCCTCGCCGGCGGAGCCCGCCGCGCGCTGA